The DNA segment AGTTGACGAAACCGTGGGGCAGTCTCGGCCGCCTCGAAGACCTCGCCACTCAGCTGGCGGGCATTACTGGCCAGCCGATCCCGCGCTTCGGGCCGCGCACCATCATTACCTGCGCGGGGGACCACGGCGTCGTTGAAGAGGGCGTGAGCATGTTCGGCCCGGAAACGACGCCGGCGATGGTCCTGAATTTCCTCGCCGGCGGCGCAGGGATCAATGTGCTTGCCCGCCTTGCTGGGGCAGAGGTGCTGGTTCTCGATGTCGGCGTCGCTGCTGACCTGCCGCCTCACCCGAAGCTCCTGATCCGAAAAGTGGGGCGCGGCACCCGCAACTTGTCGCGCGAGCCGGCGATGACCCGTGAGCAGGCGTGGGCCGCGATCGCGGCAGGCATCGAGGCGGCCGAAGCGGCGATCGCGGCGGGCGCCACCCTGCTCGGTACTGGCGACATGGGGATCGCGAACACCACGCCCTCCAGCGCGATGGTCGCCGCGTTCACCGGCGAGCCCGTCGCGCGCGTGACGGGGCGAGGCACGGGGATTGATGACGCGATGCTGGCGCGGAAAATTGCGGTCATCGAGCGCGGCCTCGCCATCAACCAGCCTGACCCTGCCGACCCGATCGATGTCCTCGCGAAAGTGGGCGGCTTCGAGATCGGCGCGATCGCCGGCGTGTGTCTTGCTGGCGCGGCGCACCGGGTGCCCGTTATCGTCGACGGCTTCATCTCAGGCGCTGGCGCTCTGCTCGCCTATCGGCTGGCGCCAGCAGTGCAGCCCTATCTCATCGCCGGCCATGCGTCGGTGGAGATTGGCCAACGGGTCATTCTCCGTGAGCTTGGTCTCCAGCCGCTGATCAATCTCGACCTCCGCCTCGGCGAGGGGACCGGCGCCGCGTTGGCGATGACGATTGTCGAGGCAGCGTGGCGCATCCTCGCGGAGATGAACACCTGGGAGGGAGCGAACGTCGCCGGACCCTTGAATGCCGTGCCTGATGCCCAAAGCGCGTGAGCGGTCTGCGAACGGCGCTCCAGTTTCTGACCGTCGTTCCCGTCTCGGGAGGGGCCGACCTCGCGAGCGCCGTTCGCTGGGGGCCGCTCGTCGGCCTTTTCCTCGGGGCGCTCCTCGCCGCTGCCGACCTCGCGCTCGCTCCGTGGGTGGGGCCGGCAGTGCGCGCCGTGATCCTCGTGGCGCTGCTGGCAGCGCTGACCGGCGCCCTGCATCTCGATGGTCTCGCCGACAGTGCCGACGGCCTGCTGGTACATCGTTCGCCGGCCGACCGGCTGGCGATCATGCGCGATCCGCGGACCGGCGGGTTCGGGGTGGTGGCGGTGACCCTCGTTGTGCTTGCTAAGGTGGCAGCGCTCACTGAACTCGAAGGCGCGCTGCGAACGCCGGCGCTCCTCATCACCCCGGCCTTGGCGCGGTGGACGATCGTTGCGCTCGCTCGCCTTCTCCCCGACGCGCGCGTCGGGCTGGGCAGTGTCTGGCGCGCCGGGTCGGGCGGCGGGGCGTTCGTGCTGGCGACAGCGCTCGCCCTGCTCCCTGCCGTCATCCTTGCTGGGCTGGCAGGGGTCGTGTTGGCCGGGGCTGCAGCGCTGACAGCAGCCGGAGTTGGGCTGTTCTCGCGGGCACGGATCGGCGGGGTCACCGGTGATGTGCTCGGCGCGACAGTCGAGCTCGTGGAGGCAGCATGCTGGATCGTGGCAAGCGCGTTGTGATCGATGCACCCCTCCAGGCTGCGCCGGCGGCCGCGCCGACGGTCCCATCGCGCCGGCGCTCGATTGTCGGGCGCCTCCTCCTCTGGGTCGGGAGCTTGAGCGTGCTGCTGCTTGTGGTGATCGTCGCTGCGGCATCGGTCGGACCGGCGTCGGCACCGATCGGGGCGACGGTGGCAACAATTGCGCGGCGCGCCGGCGTGCCGTACGGCGAGGTCACCCCTGCCCAGCAGCGCATCATCGAACAGATCCGTCTTCCTCGGATTGTGACGGCGCTGCTGGTCGGCGCGGCGCTGGCAACGGCCGGCGCGGCGCTCCAAGCGGTGTTTCGCAACCCGCTCGCAGACCCCGGCGTGATCGGCGTTTCGGGCGGCGCGGCGCTCGGCGCGGTAAGCGGGATCGCGCTCCGTTTCGCTACCGCTGCCGCGCCTGGCTGGGCATTGCCCCTCACTGCCTTTGTCGGCTCCCTCCTCGCCGTCGGCGGAGTGATGGCGGTGGCGACCGCCGGCGGCCGGCTCGCTCCCGCGACGCTGATCCTCGCCGGACTTGCTGTGCAGGCCTTGACGGGCGCGCTCACCTCCGCTGTCATCACGATGACCGGCGACCCGGAGCTCGTGCGCAACATGCTGTTCTGGCTGGTCGGCGGCTTTGACGGCCGCTCGTGGGCGCACGTGAACGCGATCCTGCCGGCCATTGCTGGCGGCGTGTTCGCGCTCGCGCTGCTCGGCCGCGACTTGAATGTGCTTGCTCAAGGGGATGAAGCGGCGCACGGTCTCGGTCTTGCTGTCGGCGCGACCCGGCTGCTTGTCCTCGGGATCGCGGCGGTCATCACCGCAACGGCGGTCTCGGTCTCCGGGACAATCGGCTTCGTCGGCCTGATCGTCCCGCACGCCTTCCGGCTCCTCGTCGGCGGTGACTATCGGCTGCTGCTGCCTGTCTCCGCCGTTGGAGGGGCGGCGTTTCTGATCACCGCCGACACAGTTGCCCGCACCGCGCTGCAGCCCGCCGAGCTGCGCACGGGGGTTGTCACGGCGCTGCTCGGCGCGCCGTTTTTCATCTTCCTCCTCTGGCGCAATCGAGCGCGGATCGGAGACTGGTAAGGTGGGCCATCCTGCTGCGCCGTCGCCTCGAGTAGCGCTGAGCAGCGTCGGGTTTGCCGTCGGCGGCAGCTGGCTGCTGCGGAATGTGAGCCTGACCATTGATGCGGGCGAGGTCGTGGGGGTGGTCGGCGCCAACGGCGCCGGCAAATCAACCCTGCTGCGACTTCTCTCCGGCTATCTCCGTCCGACGGTCGGCACTGTCCTGCTGGAGGGGAAGCCGGTCGCCCGCTATCGCGCGCGGGAACGGGCACGCCTTGTCGCTACTGTCCCCCAGTTGACGCATATCGAAGGGGAGCGCCGCGCCGAGGATATTGTGCTCCTTGGCCGCTATCCTCACCTCGGGCGGTTCGCCATCGAAGGCGAGAAGGACCGAGCGATCGCGCGCTTGGCAATGCGCTCCACCGACACCGATTGGCTGGCAGACCGTCCGGTCTCGACTCTCTCGGGGGGCGAACGGCAGCGGCTCCTGATCGCGCGCGCCCTGGCGCAAGAGCCGCGCCTCCTTCTGCTCGATGAGCCGACGGCGAGCCTCGATTTGCGTCAAGAAATACAGATCCTCGACCTCGTCCGCCAGCTTGCGGACGATGGACTCACGGTGGTGGCAGCGATCCATGACCTCCGTCTCGCGGCGCGCTATGCCGATCGGCTCGTCGTGCTTCGCCGCGGCGAAGTGATTGCCGACGCTCCGCCGCGGGAGGCGCTGACGCCCGAGGTGCTTGCGGACGCATTCGGCGTTCGCCCGCTGATCGAGCCTGACCCCCTGACCGGCGTTGCCGAAACGGTGCTGCGCCCAATCAGGGCGCCGATCCCGCGGCGCAGCCGGGTGCACGTTATTGCGGGCGGCGGACGAGGTGCTCCTGTGTTAGCGCGCCTTGCGGCAGCGGGTTTCGAACTGTCGGTCGGCCCTCTTGGCGAAGGCGACACCGACTTGCCCGCTGCTCGGCTGTGTGGCGCGCGCGTGCTCACGCACCGCCCCTTCGCCCCGATCGACGATCGTCTCGACGCGGAGCATCGCCGCTGGGTGCGCGAGGCTGATGCGGTCATTCTTGCCGACGTCTGCTGGGGCTATGCCAATCTCCCGAACTTGCTCGCCGCCGAAGAGGCGCGCCGCCTGCTCGCCATCGAGGGCGAGCCCATCGCTCGCCGCGACTTCACCCAGGGCCGCGCGACGGCTATCTTCTGCCGGCTCGCAGCGCGTCTCGTCTCGCTTGACGCGCTCGTTCCGGCGCTCCTTGAGGAGTGCCCATGATCGTCACGTTCGAGGGCAAGACCCCGAAAGTCGCACCGACTGCCTTTGTCCACCCGCTCGCCTACGTTGTCGGCGACGTGACGCTCGAAGATCATGTGACAGTGATGCCCTTCGCATCGATCCGAGGCGAGTTCGAGTCGATCGTCATCGGGGCGTACTCGAATGTCCAAGACAACGCCTCGGTCCATGCCGACCCTGGCCAGCCGCTTCGGATTGGCTCGCGCGTCTCGATCGGGCATAACGCTGTCTTCCATGGTCGGCGCTGCGGCGACAACACGCTCATCGGCATGGGTGCGGTGGTCGTCCAGCAGTGTGAAATCGGCGCGTGGTGCCTTGTCGCCGGCGGCGCGGTGCTGCCCCAAGGGATGGTCGTCCCTGACCGGTCGCTGGTGCTGGGGGTCCCGGCGACCTATCGGCCGCTCACCGACGCGCAGCTCGCTCGCTTGCGCGACAATGGCGCGAACTACGTTCGTCTCGGCGCCGCCTATCTCGCCGGCGCTGCTGACCTGCCCCGGGGATGATCCGACTGGCCCTGCAGCAGCTTCTCGGCACGCGCCTCGTGCTGCTGAAGCCGCTTCTCCCTCTCGCCGCGCTCCGAAAGCTCGCCGTGACGCGAGGGGGAACGCTGGCGCTTGCGGCGTTGCTCGACTGGGCCCTCGCTGAACCGCCGTCGGCAGTCCATCCGGTCGTCTGGATGGGGCGGCTGCTTGCCGCGGCTGAGCCGGCCTTGCTCCGGGGTCCCTCCTCCCGTCAGCTGGTGGTCGGCGCCTTGGTCGCTGCCGGGGGCGCCGGCGGCTGGTTTGTCGTGGGGCGGGCGCTCGACCAGTTCCTCGTGCGCTCGGCGCTGTTTCTGCCGCTCCGGGCATGGCTGCTCAAATGCTGCTTCGCGTGGCGGGCGCTCGATGAGGCGGCCGCCCGCGTTGAGGGGCTGCTGCGGGAGGGAAGGCTGGCGGCGGCGCAGACGGCGGTCCAGTCGCTAGTCAGCCGCGAGACAGCCGCCCTCGATGCAGAACAAGTTGCTGCAGCTGCTATCGAGTCGGTCGCCGAAAACTTGGGCGACAGCCTTGTTGGGCCGGTTCTTGCCTACGCGGTGGGCGGGCTGGGGGGCGCCTTCGCCTACCGCTGGGTGAACACGGCCGACGCGATGGTCGGCTACCGCGGCCGCTTCGAATGGGGAGGGAAAGCGGCGGCGCGGCTCGATGACCTCGCGAATTTCGTGCCGGCGCGCCTTGCGGCAGCGCTGCTCCTCCTCTGCGGCGGCGACCGGCGGAGCGGTCTCGACGCGCTGCGCCGCGACCGTGGCCAGACGGCCAGCCCAAACGCCGGCTGGCCGATGGCAACAATGGCCGGCCTGCTTGGCCGCTCACTCGAAAAACCGGGCGCCTACCGGCTGAATGCGTCTGCGCCGGCGCCGGGTCCGAGCGACATCCTCGCGGCGCGCCGGATCGTCGCTCGCGCTTGGCTGCTGCTGGCGGCGGTCGGCAGCACGCTTCTCCTGCTGAGGCGACGATGACCGTTCTGCGTCCGGAGCTGCTCACCCTTGCCGAGGTGCCGCATGGCTCGCTCGCAGCGAGCGAGGCGCATGGCCGTGCGGACGTGCTCGATCTCAGCGCGAACCTCTCGCCCCTTGGTCCCCCGCCCGCGGTGATCATGGCGGTGCGCGCCGCGCGGCTTGACGCCTATCCTGAGCCCGACGCGCGCACCTTCCGAGCCGCCGTCGCCGACCGGGTCGGCGTGACCCCTGAGCAGGTGGCGGCAGGGAACGGCGCCTCCGAGCTGATCTGGCTTGCCGCGCTTGCGGCGGTGCGCCCGGGCGCCCGGGTTCCTATCCTCGGCCCGACCTTCGGCGAATATGCGCGAGCGGTCCGCGTCGCTGGGGGCGAGCCTGTTCTGGTTCACGCTCAGCCGCCTGACTTTCTCCCGCCTGTCGAAGCCTTTGTCGACGCGCTTGAGCGGCTGGCGCCTCCGATCGCGTTTCTCTGCAATCCGAACAATCCGACCGGCGCGTTGCTTCCCCGTTCCGCAATCGAGCGGCTCCTGCGCGCTGCGCCGGCGACCCTCCTCGTCATCGACGAGGCGTATCTGCCGTTCAGCGGCGCGCCGGATTTGGTTCCCCTTCTGGAGTGGGGCAATGTGCTGCTCATTCGGTCGCTGACGAAGGTGTACGCTATTCCGGGCGTTCGGCTCGGCTATGCCCTCGCCTCGCCGGCCGTGGCGACAACGCTGCGCCGGATTGCGCCGCCTTGGAGCGTGAGCGCGCCGGCCATCGCGGCGGGGCTCGCTGCCCTTCGCGACCCGGCGTGGGAACAGCGCGCGGCGGCCACTGCCCGTCTTGAGCGGGAGCGCCTGGCGGCTGGGCTTCGGGCGCGCGGCCTGCGTCCCCTGCCGAGCGCGGCAAATTTCCTGCTGGTCGCGGTGCCGAACGCGCCCGCGGTCCGCCGGACCCTGCTCGAGCGGGGGGTGCTGGTGCGCGATTGCGCCTCGTTCGGGTTGCCGGACTATCTGCGCATTGCAGCCGGTCCGCCCAACGCTATCGATCGCCTGCTCGCGGTCTGGCCTGCACGTGAGGACGAGCGATGAAACTGCTTTGCGTCCGCCACGGTGAGAGTGTCTGGAACGCAGAAGGGCGCACCCAAGGGCAGGCCGATGTCGCGTTATCCGAGCGAGGAAGACAGCAAGCGGCGGCAATCGCGGGGCGCTTAGAGCGGGTCCCGATTGGGGCGGTGTTCAGCAGCGACTTGGTTCGCGCGTGGGAGACCGCGCTGCCGATCGCGGCGGCGCATGGCGCGCCCCTTGTG comes from the Dehalococcoidia bacterium genome and includes:
- the cobS gene encoding adenosylcobinamide-GDP ribazoletransferase, translating into MSGLRTALQFLTVVPVSGGADLASAVRWGPLVGLFLGALLAAADLALAPWVGPAVRAVILVALLAALTGALHLDGLADSADGLLVHRSPADRLAIMRDPRTGGFGVVAVTLVVLAKVAALTELEGALRTPALLITPALARWTIVALARLLPDARVGLGSVWRAGSGGGAFVLATALALLPAVILAGLAGVVLAGAAALTAAGVGLFSRARIGGVTGDVLGATVELVEAACWIVASAL
- the cobT gene encoding nicotinate-nucleotide--dimethylbenzimidazole phosphoribosyltransferase, producing the protein MRDRVEAVCGAIPPLDRAAMEAARARQPQLTKPWGSLGRLEDLATQLAGITGQPIPRFGPRTIITCAGDHGVVEEGVSMFGPETTPAMVLNFLAGGAGINVLARLAGAEVLVLDVGVAADLPPHPKLLIRKVGRGTRNLSREPAMTREQAWAAIAAGIEAAEAAIAAGATLLGTGDMGIANTTPSSAMVAAFTGEPVARVTGRGTGIDDAMLARKIAVIERGLAINQPDPADPIDVLAKVGGFEIGAIAGVCLAGAAHRVPVIVDGFISGAGALLAYRLAPAVQPYLIAGHASVEIGQRVILRELGLQPLINLDLRLGEGTGAALAMTIVEAAWRILAEMNTWEGANVAGPLNAVPDAQSA
- the cbiB gene encoding adenosylcobinamide-phosphate synthase CbiB, producing the protein MIRLALQQLLGTRLVLLKPLLPLAALRKLAVTRGGTLALAALLDWALAEPPSAVHPVVWMGRLLAAAEPALLRGPSSRQLVVGALVAAGGAGGWFVVGRALDQFLVRSALFLPLRAWLLKCCFAWRALDEAAARVEGLLREGRLAAAQTAVQSLVSRETAALDAEQVAAAAIESVAENLGDSLVGPVLAYAVGGLGGAFAYRWVNTADAMVGYRGRFEWGGKAAARLDDLANFVPARLAAALLLLCGGDRRSGLDALRRDRGQTASPNAGWPMATMAGLLGRSLEKPGAYRLNASAPAPGPSDILAARRIVARAWLLLAAVGSTLLLLRRR
- a CDS encoding iron ABC transporter permease gives rise to the protein MLDRGKRVVIDAPLQAAPAAAPTVPSRRRSIVGRLLLWVGSLSVLLLVVIVAAASVGPASAPIGATVATIARRAGVPYGEVTPAQQRIIEQIRLPRIVTALLVGAALATAGAALQAVFRNPLADPGVIGVSGGAALGAVSGIALRFATAAAPGWALPLTAFVGSLLAVGGVMAVATAGGRLAPATLILAGLAVQALTGALTSAVITMTGDPELVRNMLFWLVGGFDGRSWAHVNAILPAIAGGVFALALLGRDLNVLAQGDEAAHGLGLAVGATRLLVLGIAAVITATAVSVSGTIGFVGLIVPHAFRLLVGGDYRLLLPVSAVGGAAFLITADTVARTALQPAELRTGVVTALLGAPFFIFLLWRNRARIGDW
- a CDS encoding gamma carbonic anhydrase family protein, whose translation is MIVTFEGKTPKVAPTAFVHPLAYVVGDVTLEDHVTVMPFASIRGEFESIVIGAYSNVQDNASVHADPGQPLRIGSRVSIGHNAVFHGRRCGDNTLIGMGAVVVQQCEIGAWCLVAGGAVLPQGMVVPDRSLVLGVPATYRPLTDAQLARLRDNGANYVRLGAAYLAGAADLPRG
- a CDS encoding ATP-binding cassette domain-containing protein → MGHPAAPSPRVALSSVGFAVGGSWLLRNVSLTIDAGEVVGVVGANGAGKSTLLRLLSGYLRPTVGTVLLEGKPVARYRARERARLVATVPQLTHIEGERRAEDIVLLGRYPHLGRFAIEGEKDRAIARLAMRSTDTDWLADRPVSTLSGGERQRLLIARALAQEPRLLLLDEPTASLDLRQEIQILDLVRQLADDGLTVVAAIHDLRLAARYADRLVVLRRGEVIADAPPREALTPEVLADAFGVRPLIEPDPLTGVAETVLRPIRAPIPRRSRVHVIAGGGRGAPVLARLAAAGFELSVGPLGEGDTDLPAARLCGARVLTHRPFAPIDDRLDAEHRRWVREADAVILADVCWGYANLPNLLAAEEARRLLAIEGEPIARRDFTQGRATAIFCRLAARLVSLDALVPALLEECP
- a CDS encoding histidinol-phosphate aminotransferase family protein, producing the protein MTVLRPELLTLAEVPHGSLAASEAHGRADVLDLSANLSPLGPPPAVIMAVRAARLDAYPEPDARTFRAAVADRVGVTPEQVAAGNGASELIWLAALAAVRPGARVPILGPTFGEYARAVRVAGGEPVLVHAQPPDFLPPVEAFVDALERLAPPIAFLCNPNNPTGALLPRSAIERLLRAAPATLLVIDEAYLPFSGAPDLVPLLEWGNVLLIRSLTKVYAIPGVRLGYALASPAVATTLRRIAPPWSVSAPAIAAGLAALRDPAWEQRAAATARLERERLAAGLRARGLRPLPSAANFLLVAVPNAPAVRRTLLERGVLVRDCASFGLPDYLRIAAGPPNAIDRLLAVWPAREDER